Proteins from a single region of Methanococcus maripaludis:
- a CDS encoding ABC transporter substrate-binding protein, which translates to MFNYKVLILSMIFLIIIAGCISQNTNKNTIQEGALTIGIAPDIYPMAYFENNVPTGFEIDLITEIAKRMGLEPEFKTYEFSSLLGAVENNKVDCAVAFITITPERENHVDFSRCYFETYTTILVREEDTSTCIRCLENRKVGVLAGSTQESLMEGFKDDMEFELIPYENIREMHHDLLSGNIDAEVFEYVCSKGFIDNNDPVKVIGGKIDINYIGIPINEKNDDLRNEINNVILEMENDGSLSEIKEKWGY; encoded by the coding sequence ATGTTTAATTACAAAGTTTTAATACTCTCAATGATATTTTTGATAATAATTGCGGGATGTATTAGTCAGAATACCAATAAAAATACAATTCAAGAAGGTGCTTTGACCATTGGGATTGCCCCAGACATTTATCCAATGGCATACTTCGAAAACAATGTTCCAACAGGATTTGAAATTGATTTAATAACCGAAATTGCTAAAAGAATGGGTTTAGAACCCGAATTTAAAACATATGAATTTTCATCACTTCTAGGCGCTGTCGAAAACAACAAAGTTGACTGCGCAGTTGCATTTATTACAATAACGCCTGAAAGAGAAAACCATGTGGACTTTTCAAGATGTTATTTTGAAACATATACCACAATTCTTGTAAGGGAAGAAGATACTAGCACCTGCATAAGATGTCTGGAAAACCGAAAAGTCGGTGTTTTAGCAGGTAGCACTCAGGAATCATTAATGGAAGGATTTAAAGATGATATGGAATTTGAACTGATTCCTTATGAAAATATTCGTGAAATGCATCATGACCTTCTTTCAGGAAATATCGATGCGGAAGTTTTTGAATATGTTTGTTCAAAAGGTTTTATTGATAACAATGATCCTGTGAAAGTTATCGGAGGTAAAATCGATATAAACTATATTGGAATTCCCATAAATGAGAAAAATGATGATTTAAGAAATGAAATTAATAATGTGATTCTTGAAATGGAAAATGATGGGAGTTTATCGGAAATAAAAGAAAAATGGGGATATTAA